One window from the genome of Streptomyces sp. NBC_00597 encodes:
- a CDS encoding MFS transporter: protein MLKSFLQGNFASLRGPARTLGALHFVDSLGSGLFMAGSAVYFVVVAGLPVTTVGLGLSLAGFSGFVSSILLGRVADRFGARQMLAVLLTLLAGLYVLYPLVGSAWTFFPVVIAIGALEFGCGPAFGALIMDLVPESDRVTARAALRSLFNVGFSGGALASAALIGLGGGWLELLPLGNGLTFLAAAALVLRLPASQARPNAGGGGHFKVLRDRPFLSVIGASSLLALHSAVLLVGIPLWIVRTTDLPRGVVPLILAVNTVLVVLCQVAAAKGADTLDGAVAAARKAGLVSVAACAALAVAGWTGSWLTGVAAIVAVLMFTAAELWQSASGFGLGFGLAPDANRGEYLGAFHLHVVVQATLGPAVVSFLVSVDDSLGWLAMGAVFLAGTAAIGPSVAWARRTSDRREDAPAQEPAATPAATPAEAPAAS from the coding sequence GTGCTGAAATCCTTCCTCCAGGGCAATTTCGCCTCCTTGCGGGGCCCTGCGCGGACCCTGGGCGCACTGCACTTCGTCGACAGCCTGGGCAGCGGCCTGTTCATGGCGGGCTCGGCGGTGTACTTCGTCGTCGTGGCGGGCCTGCCCGTCACGACGGTGGGCCTCGGCCTGTCCCTCGCCGGCTTCAGCGGGTTCGTCTCCAGCATCCTGCTGGGCCGGGTCGCCGACCGGTTCGGGGCCCGGCAGATGCTGGCCGTGCTGCTCACGCTGCTGGCCGGGCTGTACGTGCTGTACCCGCTGGTGGGGTCGGCCTGGACGTTCTTCCCGGTGGTGATCGCCATCGGGGCCCTGGAGTTCGGCTGCGGGCCCGCCTTCGGCGCGCTGATCATGGACCTGGTGCCGGAGTCCGACCGGGTCACCGCGCGGGCGGCGCTGCGGTCCCTGTTCAACGTCGGCTTCTCCGGCGGCGCCCTGGCCTCGGCCGCCCTGATCGGGCTGGGCGGCGGCTGGCTGGAGCTGCTGCCGCTCGGCAACGGCCTGACGTTCCTGGCGGCCGCGGCGCTGGTACTGCGGCTGCCCGCGTCGCAGGCCCGGCCGAACGCGGGCGGCGGCGGACACTTCAAGGTGCTGCGGGACCGACCGTTCCTGAGCGTCATCGGCGCGTCCAGCCTGCTGGCGCTGCACAGTGCGGTCCTGCTGGTGGGCATTCCGTTGTGGATCGTGCGCACCACCGATCTGCCGCGTGGAGTGGTGCCGTTGATCCTCGCGGTGAACACGGTGCTGGTGGTGCTGTGCCAGGTCGCCGCCGCCAAGGGCGCGGACACGTTGGACGGCGCCGTCGCCGCGGCCCGCAAGGCCGGGCTGGTCAGCGTCGCGGCCTGTGCGGCGCTCGCGGTGGCCGGCTGGACCGGGTCCTGGCTCACGGGGGTCGCGGCGATCGTGGCCGTCCTGATGTTCACCGCGGCCGAACTGTGGCAGTCCGCGAGCGGGTTCGGACTGGGCTTCGGCCTGGCCCCCGACGCGAACCGGGGCGAGTACCTGGGCGCCTTCCACCTGCACGTGGTCGTCCAGGCCACGCTGGGCCCGGCCGTGGTGTCGTTCCTGGTGTCCGTCGACGACTCGCTGGGCTGGCTGGCGATGGGCGCCGTCTTCCTGGCCGGTACGGCGGCCATCGGCCCCTCCGTGGCCTGGGCGCGCCGGACGTCCGACCGCCGCGAGGACGCCCCGGCGCAGGAGCCGGCCGCAACTCCGGCCGCAACTCCGGCCGAGGCACCGGCCGCGTCCTGA
- a CDS encoding acyltransferase domain-containing protein — protein sequence MSDDAAALLARRPRGPRPPWRSAPPLTVLFTGHTGRRLALGRELYCSVPAFRTAYDVVREALDPWLRMPLAAVVFAPEGGVDSGLIRRAEFAQPALFAFQVAVYRLWQSWGLRADAVAGQGAGELSAAHVAGVLSLPDAARLVAALGRLVPPRPAPGAARAAEGEFLKAARESATAPRSVHLVCTATGRAIGPGPDERRLRPERLLLQAHQVIRTADAVRTLEAAGFTRPHPCGPDPEDTLPGCELRAARAVLLHIEGRTAGRHR from the coding sequence GTGTCCGATGACGCGGCCGCCCTCCTCGCCCGCCGGCCCCGCGGGCCGCGCCCACCGTGGCGTTCCGCCCCGCCGCTGACCGTCCTGTTCACCGGTCACACGGGCCGCCGCCTCGCCCTCGGCCGTGAGCTGTACTGCTCGGTTCCCGCCTTCCGGACCGCGTACGACGTCGTACGCGAGGCACTGGACCCCTGGCTGCGGATGCCCCTGGCCGCCGTGGTGTTCGCCCCCGAGGGCGGGGTGGACTCGGGCCTGATCCGCCGGGCCGAGTTCGCCCAGCCGGCGCTGTTCGCCTTCCAGGTGGCCGTGTACCGGTTGTGGCAGAGCTGGGGGCTGCGCGCCGACGCCGTGGCCGGGCAGGGCGCCGGTGAACTCTCCGCCGCGCACGTGGCGGGCGTGCTCAGCCTGCCCGACGCGGCCCGGCTGGTCGCCGCGCTCGGCCGGCTCGTCCCGCCGCGGCCCGCACCCGGTGCCGCCCGGGCCGCCGAGGGCGAGTTTCTGAAGGCGGCCCGCGAGAGCGCCACCGCGCCGCGGTCCGTCCACTTGGTGTGCACGGCGACCGGCCGGGCCATCGGCCCCGGCCCGGACGAACGCCGGCTGCGGCCCGAGCGGCTGCTGCTCCAGGCCCACCAGGTCATCCGTACCGCCGACGCCGTACGCACCCTTGAGGCGGCCGGATTCACCCGCCCCCACCCCTGCGGGCCCGACCCCGAGGACACCCTCCCCGGCTGTGAACTGCGTGCCGCCCGCGCCGTGCTGCTCCACATCGAAGGACGGACCGCAGGCCGCCACCGGTGA
- a CDS encoding MFS transporter — translation MSASVSERPATAGADAPAPTAAADRRAPSGARPARPGPALAVIAGCNAMIQLDDPIMNIALPGIRADLGLSALAASWVIGAYLLAFGGLLLLGGRAGDILGRRRVFVAGVALFTAAAAVRAVVPTGGLLIAVRTVEGAGAAFAAANGFVLMLSTFAEGPARKRAIAVCTAVGAASTAGGLLLAGALTSAGSWRWVLLLNVPMGLAVVLLAPRVIAETERIRGRFDLRGALLSALGAASLVYGLSQAAEHPWTDALVAGPLLAGLVLLSVFVATQRRASQPIVRLGLLRDQDRALAFASMLVLPGALIGAYFFLSQSFQQHHGWSPLEAAFGLLPVPVTMAAMAGVAVRVERAIGPKPMMAIGTAALVVENLWLAALGPGDAYLTGVLPALVLLGAGMAFCVIPPTVLATSGLRPDELGSAASVLNALQSVGGSLCIALMVTASSGHSDFSETMSAGFTAGAAFAGAALLLALSLRPRRRA, via the coding sequence ATGTCCGCGTCCGTATCCGAGCGTCCCGCCACGGCCGGGGCCGATGCGCCGGCCCCCACGGCGGCGGCTGACCGACGCGCACCGTCCGGCGCGCGCCCCGCCCGCCCCGGGCCGGCGCTCGCGGTCATCGCGGGCTGCAACGCGATGATCCAGCTCGACGACCCCATCATGAACATCGCCCTGCCCGGCATCCGCGCCGACCTGGGGCTGTCGGCGCTCGCCGCGTCCTGGGTGATCGGCGCCTACCTGCTGGCGTTCGGCGGCCTGCTGCTGCTCGGCGGCCGGGCGGGGGACATCCTGGGGCGGCGCCGGGTCTTCGTCGCGGGCGTGGCGCTGTTCACGGCCGCCGCCGCCGTCCGGGCGGTGGTCCCCACCGGTGGACTGCTGATCGCCGTACGCACCGTGGAGGGCGCCGGCGCGGCGTTCGCCGCGGCCAACGGGTTCGTGCTCATGCTGAGCACGTTCGCCGAGGGACCGGCCCGCAAGCGGGCCATCGCCGTCTGCACCGCCGTGGGCGCGGCCTCCACCGCCGGCGGCCTGCTGCTGGCGGGCGCCCTGACCTCGGCGGGATCCTGGCGCTGGGTGCTGCTGCTCAACGTCCCCATGGGCCTGGCCGTCGTACTGCTCGCGCCGCGGGTGATCGCGGAGACCGAGCGCATCCGGGGCCGCTTCGACCTGCGCGGCGCGCTCCTGTCCGCGCTGGGCGCCGCCTCGCTCGTGTACGGACTGTCGCAGGCCGCCGAACACCCCTGGACCGACGCGCTCGTCGCCGGTCCGCTGCTCGCCGGCCTGGTGCTGCTGTCCGTGTTCGTCGCCACGCAGCGGCGCGCCTCCCAGCCGATCGTCCGCCTCGGGCTGCTGCGCGACCAGGACCGGGCCCTGGCCTTCGCCAGCATGCTGGTCCTGCCCGGCGCGCTGATCGGGGCGTACTTCTTCCTGAGCCAGTCCTTCCAACAGCACCACGGCTGGTCCCCGCTGGAGGCGGCGTTCGGCCTGCTGCCGGTGCCGGTGACGATGGCCGCCATGGCCGGTGTGGCCGTCCGGGTGGAACGGGCGATCGGCCCGAAGCCGATGATGGCGATCGGCACGGCCGCGCTGGTCGTCGAGAACCTGTGGCTGGCGGCCCTCGGGCCCGGCGACGCGTACCTGACGGGGGTGCTGCCCGCGCTGGTCCTGCTGGGCGCGGGCATGGCGTTCTGCGTGATCCCGCCGACCGTGCTCGCCACGTCGGGCCTGCGCCCCGACGAACTGGGCTCGGCGGCGTCCGTGCTCAACGCCCTCCAGTCGGTGGGCGGATCCCTGTGCATCGCCTTGATGGTGACGGCGTCCTCGGGGCACTCCGACTTCTCCGAGACGATGTCCGCGGGCTTCACGGCGGGCGCGGCCTTCGCAGGAGCGGCCCTCCTGCTGGCCCTCTCCCTCCGCCCCCGCCGCCGCGCCTGA
- a CDS encoding EF-hand domain-containing protein, with translation MREGNVMTEAELRALFDEIDTDGDGRINIVELAEGFKAEGGQGHLAEEVKKAMEADANGDGVLDFEEFKTLLK, from the coding sequence ATGCGAGAGGGGAACGTCATGACCGAGGCCGAACTCAGGGCACTGTTCGACGAGATCGACACGGACGGCGACGGGCGGATCAACATCGTCGAACTGGCCGAGGGGTTCAAGGCCGAAGGCGGCCAGGGGCACCTCGCGGAAGAGGTCAAGAAGGCCATGGAGGCCGACGCGAACGGCGACGGCGTCCTCGACTTCGAAGAGTTCAAGACCCTGCTGAAGTAG
- a CDS encoding Orn/Lys/Arg decarboxylase N-terminal domain-containing protein: protein MTNGTVLLALRENPMGGGVSAEQLRRIGKELENKGLELRWAPSARDARAALQTEAGLAAAVIAWDLPRTAGGAVEEGGGGEVLRHIGRRFKDLPVFLVMADESDQDLERLPLWVSETVVGYIWPLEDTPSFIAGRVATASHGYHRDLLPPFFKALRRFEDSHEYSWHTPAHSGGVAFLKSPAGRAFFDYYGERLFRTDLSISVGELGSLFEHSGPIGEAERNAARVFGADRTYFVLHGDSTADRMVGHYSVTDDEIALVDRNCHKSVLHGLVISGARPVYLVPTRNGYGLAGPLPPAETEPAAVAARIAANPLTAAALSPAAQYAVVTNSTYDGLCYDTVAAARALAPSTPRLHFDEAWFAYARFHPLYAGRYGMAVGPDTFPDPEGDADPDAAAGPGRPTVFATQSTHKLLAALSQCAMVHVRSAPRAPVEHERFNEAFMMHGTTSPLYPAIASLDVATAMMDGPQGQWLIDEAVTEAIRFRQAVVRTGRRIAAAGDRPEWFFGVWQPDSVTDPATGARIAFADAPPSLLSREPSCWHLEPDAAWHGFAGLGEGYCLLDPVKVTLTCPGVTATGERGDLGIPARILTAYLAARGIVVEKTDSYTALILFSMGITKGKWGTLMDALMDFKALHDADAPLDRVLPELVARFPRRYGRTTLGALCRQMHEHLTRAELIDALDAAFQELPEPVAPPRHCYQLLVRGGTERVRLAEAAGRVAAAMVTVTPPGIPVLMPGESTGAPNGPLLRYLRALEAFDRAFPGFHSEAHGVTVDPENGDYLIECVRPAP from the coding sequence ATGACGAACGGAACGGTCCTGCTGGCACTGCGGGAGAACCCGATGGGCGGCGGCGTCAGCGCCGAGCAGCTGCGCCGCATCGGCAAGGAACTGGAGAACAAGGGCCTGGAGCTGCGCTGGGCGCCGAGCGCCCGCGACGCGCGGGCCGCCCTGCAGACCGAGGCGGGCCTCGCCGCGGCCGTGATCGCCTGGGACCTGCCGCGCACGGCGGGCGGTGCGGTCGAGGAGGGCGGCGGCGGGGAGGTCCTGCGGCACATCGGACGGCGCTTCAAGGACCTGCCGGTCTTCCTGGTGATGGCGGACGAATCCGACCAGGACCTGGAGCGGTTGCCGCTGTGGGTCTCGGAAACCGTGGTCGGCTACATCTGGCCGCTGGAGGACACCCCGTCCTTCATCGCGGGCCGCGTCGCGACCGCGTCCCACGGCTACCACCGGGACCTGCTGCCGCCGTTCTTCAAGGCACTGCGCCGGTTCGAGGACTCCCACGAGTACTCCTGGCACACCCCCGCCCACTCGGGCGGGGTCGCCTTCCTCAAGTCCCCCGCCGGACGGGCGTTCTTCGACTACTACGGCGAGCGGCTGTTCCGCACCGACCTGTCGATCTCGGTCGGGGAGCTCGGCTCCCTCTTCGAGCACAGCGGTCCGATCGGCGAGGCCGAACGCAACGCCGCCCGCGTCTTCGGCGCCGACCGGACCTATTTCGTCCTGCACGGCGACTCGACCGCGGACCGGATGGTCGGCCACTACAGCGTGACGGACGACGAGATCGCGCTCGTGGACCGCAACTGCCACAAGTCGGTGCTGCACGGGCTGGTGATCTCCGGGGCGCGCCCCGTCTACCTGGTACCGACCCGCAACGGCTACGGTCTCGCCGGCCCCCTGCCACCCGCCGAGACCGAGCCGGCGGCGGTGGCCGCGAGGATCGCCGCGAACCCGCTCACGGCCGCGGCACTGTCCCCCGCGGCCCAGTACGCGGTGGTGACCAACTCCACCTACGACGGGTTGTGTTACGACACCGTCGCGGCAGCGCGGGCGCTGGCGCCGAGCACGCCGCGGCTGCACTTCGACGAGGCCTGGTTCGCGTACGCCCGCTTCCATCCGCTGTACGCGGGCCGCTACGGGATGGCCGTCGGACCGGACACCTTCCCGGACCCGGAGGGCGACGCGGACCCGGACGCCGCTGCGGGGCCGGGCAGGCCCACGGTCTTCGCGACGCAGTCCACGCACAAGCTGCTGGCCGCCCTCTCCCAGTGCGCGATGGTCCACGTCCGCTCGGCGCCCCGGGCCCCCGTCGAACACGAGCGGTTCAACGAGGCCTTCATGATGCACGGCACGACCTCCCCGCTGTATCCGGCGATCGCCTCCCTGGACGTGGCCACCGCCATGATGGACGGCCCGCAGGGACAGTGGCTGATCGACGAGGCCGTGACCGAAGCCATCCGCTTCCGTCAGGCCGTCGTACGGACCGGGCGCCGCATCGCCGCCGCCGGGGACCGGCCGGAGTGGTTCTTCGGCGTGTGGCAGCCCGACTCGGTCACCGATCCGGCCACTGGCGCGCGCATCGCGTTCGCGGACGCACCGCCGTCGCTACTGAGCCGCGAGCCCTCGTGCTGGCACCTGGAACCGGACGCCGCTTGGCACGGCTTCGCCGGGCTCGGCGAGGGCTACTGCCTGCTGGACCCGGTCAAGGTCACCCTGACCTGCCCCGGGGTGACGGCCACCGGCGAACGGGGCGACCTGGGCATCCCGGCGCGGATCCTCACCGCCTATCTGGCGGCGCGCGGGATCGTCGTGGAGAAGACCGACAGCTACACCGCGCTGATCCTCTTCTCGATGGGCATCACCAAGGGCAAGTGGGGCACCCTGATGGACGCCCTCATGGACTTCAAGGCCCTCCACGACGCCGACGCCCCGCTGGACCGGGTGCTGCCGGAGCTGGTCGCGCGGTTCCCGCGCCGCTACGGCCGCACCACCCTCGGCGCGCTGTGCCGGCAGATGCACGAACACCTCACCCGCGCCGAGCTGATCGACGCCCTCGACGCGGCCTTCCAGGAACTTCCGGAGCCGGTGGCGCCGCCGCGCCACTGCTACCAGCTGCTGGTCCGGGGCGGCACCGAGCGCGTACGGCTGGCCGAGGCGGCCGGGCGGGTGGCCGCGGCCATGGTGACGGTGACCCCGCCGGGGATCCCCGTGCTGATGCCCGGCGAGTCCACCGGCGCCCCGAACGGTCCGCTGCTGCGGTACCTGCGCGCCCTGGAGGCCTTCGACCGGGCCTTCCCCGGCTTCCACAGCGAGGCCCACGGGGTGACCGTGGACCCCGAGAACGGCGACTACCTGATCGAATGCGTCCGCCCGGCGCCGTAG
- a CDS encoding peptide synthase condensation domain-containing protein, with amino-acid sequence MDDAITVVIAPGTPPALDLIGPLDAPLMATALVLAAPCGPKLHRHTATHHTLHFTCRPGDRPADRPALAGRLADLLTAPTARDGRPARPGPLAALPQQPAPGRAARLAGPAAGLPASARQREVLLDLMTAPPGPQLHVGQLHLRWYGPLDRGRFDAAWQSVTDREAVLRAAFAPGPGRGGSGPVVRVHERVEARVRHDPYEPDRPADWPQVLRSEREQPFEPGRPGPLRIRRVDGEPGADGPDARIALTYHQALLDARSVRALLRAFLWAYAADGRPAGGERRPGLPDHLRWLAGQDPGPAREFWAGAVPPAGARTLPATPTPTPTPTPTPTPTPTPTPTPTPAAAPDPGPGPAPVAASGEGGGGYGHARERLNPSEAARLRGWAAVCGVPESTALHAAWALQLHRAAAATGSGPAPGPVAFGVTVSGRGIPLDGADRLPGPLGNPLPLSVDVDPKAPLARLLTDLRDRALGLAAYEWVSAGQIRQQAGRPAQPPLTETLLTFVRPPAAVRPPGGAEDPLDGELAAADVRVAPPETVEAHTGLPFALTARHDRAGALVLTADSDRARLTDAEAARILAQTALLLRGLPEADPTRATVADALALLDGLPVPDAAAVPYGAAPALVTLRPAARPGAGTVLLVPPPAAPQDCYAAVARAHRGPQALVTLDAPAGATACLAALRPLLAAAEPLLLGCFSGGGAVAYEVAERIGAHGWRAPLVSIGGTTDSTPTSARDLARALSAATRQESS; translated from the coding sequence ATGGACGACGCCATCACCGTGGTGATCGCCCCGGGCACACCACCCGCACTCGACCTGATCGGGCCCCTCGACGCCCCGCTCATGGCCACCGCCCTCGTCCTGGCGGCGCCCTGCGGGCCCAAACTGCACCGCCACACGGCGACCCACCACACGCTCCACTTCACCTGCCGACCGGGGGACCGGCCCGCCGACCGGCCCGCCCTGGCCGGCCGGCTCGCGGACCTGCTCACCGCCCCCACGGCGCGCGACGGCCGCCCGGCGCGGCCCGGCCCGCTGGCCGCCCTGCCCCAGCAGCCGGCACCCGGCCGGGCCGCTCGCCTCGCCGGACCCGCCGCCGGGCTGCCCGCCTCCGCCCGCCAGCGCGAGGTCCTCCTCGACCTCATGACCGCCCCGCCGGGGCCGCAGCTGCACGTCGGGCAGCTGCACCTGCGCTGGTACGGGCCGCTGGACCGGGGCCGGTTCGACGCGGCCTGGCAGTCCGTCACCGACCGCGAGGCCGTCCTGCGCGCCGCGTTCGCCCCCGGTCCCGGCCGGGGCGGCAGCGGTCCCGTCGTCAGGGTGCACGAGCGCGTCGAAGCCCGGGTGCGGCACGACCCGTACGAGCCCGACCGGCCGGCCGACTGGCCGCAGGTGCTCCGCAGCGAGCGGGAGCAGCCCTTCGAACCGGGGCGGCCCGGCCCGCTGCGCATCCGCCGCGTCGACGGGGAGCCCGGAGCCGACGGCCCCGACGCCCGGATCGCCCTGACGTACCACCAGGCCCTGCTCGACGCACGGAGCGTACGGGCGCTGCTGCGCGCCTTCCTGTGGGCGTACGCGGCCGACGGCCGCCCGGCAGGCGGCGAACGCCGCCCCGGGCTCCCCGACCACCTGCGCTGGCTGGCCGGGCAGGACCCGGGCCCGGCCCGGGAGTTCTGGGCCGGGGCGGTTCCGCCCGCCGGGGCCCGCACACTGCCCGCGACACCGACACCGACACCGACACCGACACCGACACCGACACCGACACCGACACCGACACCGACACCGACACCGGCTGCGGCTCCGGACCCGGGCCCGGGCCCGGCTCCGGTTGCGGCTTCAGGGGAGGGCGGCGGCGGGTACGGTCACGCCCGGGAACGGCTCAACCCCTCCGAGGCGGCCCGCCTGCGCGGATGGGCGGCCGTGTGCGGAGTCCCGGAGAGCACCGCCCTGCACGCCGCCTGGGCACTGCAACTGCACCGCGCGGCCGCGGCGACCGGCAGCGGCCCCGCACCCGGCCCCGTCGCGTTCGGGGTGACCGTCTCCGGGCGCGGCATCCCGCTCGACGGCGCGGACCGGCTCCCCGGCCCGCTCGGCAACCCGCTCCCGCTGTCCGTGGACGTGGACCCGAAGGCTCCGCTGGCGCGGCTGCTGACCGACCTGCGGGACCGGGCACTGGGCCTGGCCGCGTACGAGTGGGTCTCCGCCGGTCAGATCCGGCAGCAGGCCGGCCGCCCCGCGCAGCCGCCGCTCACCGAAACGCTCCTCACCTTCGTCCGGCCGCCCGCCGCCGTCCGGCCGCCCGGCGGCGCCGAGGACCCGCTGGACGGGGAACTGGCCGCGGCGGACGTGCGCGTGGCCCCGCCGGAGACCGTCGAGGCGCACACCGGGCTGCCGTTCGCCCTGACCGCCCGCCACGACCGTGCGGGCGCCCTCGTACTGACCGCCGACAGCGACCGGGCCCGCCTGACCGACGCCGAAGCCGCCCGGATCCTCGCCCAGACCGCCCTGCTGCTGCGCGGGCTCCCGGAGGCCGACCCCACCCGGGCCACCGTCGCCGACGCACTCGCGCTGCTCGACGGCCTGCCCGTACCGGATGCGGCAGCCGTACCGTACGGGGCCGCGCCCGCCCTGGTCACCCTGCGCCCGGCCGCGCGTCCCGGTGCCGGGACGGTACTGCTCGTACCGCCCCCGGCCGCCCCGCAGGACTGCTACGCGGCGGTGGCGCGCGCCCACCGGGGCCCGCAGGCGCTGGTTACCCTCGACGCCCCGGCCGGCGCCACGGCCTGCCTCGCGGCGCTGCGGCCGCTCCTCGCCGCGGCCGAACCGCTGCTGCTGGGCTGCTTCTCCGGCGGTGGAGCCGTCGCGTACGAGGTGGCCGAGCGGATCGGCGCCCACGGCTGGAGGGCCCCGCTGGTCTCGATCGGCGGCACCACCGACAGCACCCCGACCTCGGCCCGCGACCTCGCCCGGGCCCTGTCCGCAGCCACCCGCCAGGAGTCCTCGTAG
- a CDS encoding acyl-CoA dehydrogenase, protein MATTETTTRPESGPAGPAARHAAGRVAGRVVGRAVTSVAGRAAEETEALRRAARLEALLGDPYDPANPHGLGALFAADERREPPAATERLLVGAGLGAEFVPAEFGGRLTRADLLVKVLRPVFRRDLALGFGSGITSLFATSAVWVAGSTAQRRAAADVLLGGGRASIVHHELAHANAILRDEFTALPRPGGGFSLSGRKDVIINAARADAYVVYARTDRARSPLSHSVLLLDPDELTAAGGLTRLPRVPTAGMRGSLFSGLRFTDCEVPEGALVGRVGEGVALALRTYQVNRCVISATAVAAAGTVLHSAVRAATTGRSRPVARRFHKPLAGVFADLLACDSMATVALRALSLLPDRTHVLAAAVKYVVPDLLRESLEELAAVLGSRGYQHGTPEYGALDKLSRDLPVAGLGHAGTAACQAVIVPQLRALAERAWFKEEEPPPELFRSAASLPQLDYRLLGIADGGDFLAASLVGSAARLAEVRGVGGQLAVLADLAEAFVIELRALREQCRAIPQGAAALADPAWCVLSDRYALVLAAAAILGTWEGQDGSEPFLASPAWAVLALTRIGGRLGIPVPELPDDCLGQVLEELVRRYRAGRSCDLDATELAQ, encoded by the coding sequence ATGGCCACCACCGAGACCACCACGCGTCCCGAGAGCGGGCCCGCCGGCCCGGCCGCACGCCACGCGGCCGGTCGTGTCGCCGGTCGCGTTGTCGGCCGCGCCGTCACCAGCGTTGCCGGCCGCGCCGCCGAGGAGACCGAGGCGCTGCGCCGGGCCGCGCGCCTCGAAGCCCTGTTGGGCGACCCGTACGATCCCGCGAACCCGCACGGCCTCGGCGCCCTGTTCGCCGCCGACGAGCGCCGCGAGCCGCCCGCGGCCACCGAGCGGCTGCTCGTCGGGGCGGGCCTGGGCGCCGAGTTCGTCCCCGCCGAGTTCGGCGGCCGGCTCACCCGCGCCGATCTGCTCGTCAAGGTGCTGCGTCCCGTCTTCCGCCGCGACCTCGCCCTCGGCTTCGGGTCCGGCATCACCTCGCTGTTCGCGACCTCCGCCGTCTGGGTGGCCGGCAGCACCGCCCAGCGCCGGGCCGCCGCGGACGTCCTGCTCGGCGGCGGGCGCGCCTCGATCGTCCACCACGAGCTCGCCCACGCGAACGCCATCCTGCGCGACGAGTTCACCGCCCTCCCGCGCCCCGGCGGCGGCTTCTCGCTGAGCGGCCGCAAGGACGTCATCATCAACGCCGCCCGGGCGGACGCGTACGTCGTCTACGCCCGCACCGACCGCGCCCGCAGCCCGCTCAGCCACTCCGTCCTCCTGCTCGACCCGGACGAGCTCACCGCGGCCGGCGGCCTCACCCGGCTGCCGCGCGTGCCCACCGCCGGCATGCGCGGATCCCTCTTCTCCGGACTGCGGTTCACCGACTGCGAGGTCCCGGAGGGCGCCCTCGTCGGCCGGGTCGGCGAAGGCGTGGCGCTCGCGCTGCGCACCTACCAGGTCAACCGCTGCGTCATCTCCGCGACCGCCGTCGCCGCCGCCGGCACCGTCCTGCACTCCGCCGTGCGGGCCGCCACCACCGGCCGCAGCCGTCCCGTCGCCCGCCGCTTCCACAAGCCCCTCGCCGGGGTCTTCGCCGACCTGCTGGCCTGCGACAGCATGGCCACCGTCGCGCTGCGCGCCCTGAGCCTGCTGCCGGACCGCACCCATGTGCTCGCGGCGGCGGTCAAGTACGTCGTCCCCGACCTGCTCCGGGAGAGCCTGGAGGAGCTGGCGGCCGTGCTGGGCTCGCGCGGCTACCAGCACGGCACCCCCGAGTACGGCGCGCTGGACAAGCTCTCCCGGGACCTGCCGGTCGCCGGGCTCGGGCACGCCGGGACCGCCGCCTGCCAGGCCGTGATCGTGCCCCAGCTGCGCGCCCTGGCCGAGCGGGCCTGGTTCAAGGAGGAGGAGCCGCCGCCGGAGCTGTTCCGCTCCGCCGCGAGCCTGCCGCAGCTCGACTACCGGCTCCTGGGCATCGCCGACGGCGGCGACTTCCTCGCCGCCTCGCTCGTCGGGTCTGCCGCCCGGCTGGCGGAGGTCCGCGGGGTCGGCGGCCAGCTCGCGGTCCTCGCCGACCTCGCGGAGGCGTTCGTCATCGAACTGCGGGCGTTGCGCGAGCAGTGCCGGGCGATCCCGCAGGGCGCCGCAGCCCTCGCCGACCCGGCCTGGTGCGTACTGAGCGACCGCTACGCGCTGGTGCTCGCGGCGGCGGCGATCCTGGGCACCTGGGAGGGCCAGGACGGCAGCGAGCCGTTCCTCGCCTCACCGGCCTGGGCCGTGCTCGCGCTGACCCGGATCGGCGGCCGGCTGGGCATTCCGGTGCCGGAGCTGCCCGACGACTGCCTCGGGCAGGTGCTGGAGGAGCTCGTACGCCGCTACCGGGCGGGCCGCAGCTGCGACCTCGACGCCACCGAACTGGCCCAGTGA
- a CDS encoding 4'-phosphopantetheinyl transferase superfamily protein, with translation MGISRNGRIGVDTEPADRRLAFELLQEQVCTPAERAELAVLGESGRAAGMLRLWTLKEAYTKALGLGLRMGFSEFGFATATSGETGLLAPDGSPATHGEWAFGTYPVAGRYLLSVACHDAGLDTSRDSAVATMLDEGFVAMVSAALLDPALPAR, from the coding sequence GTGGGCATCAGCCGCAACGGGCGCATCGGCGTCGACACCGAACCCGCCGACCGCAGGCTGGCCTTCGAGTTGTTGCAGGAGCAGGTCTGCACCCCGGCCGAGCGCGCCGAGCTCGCGGTGCTGGGGGAGAGCGGGCGGGCGGCCGGGATGCTGCGGCTGTGGACGCTGAAGGAGGCGTACACGAAGGCGCTCGGGCTGGGCCTGCGGATGGGCTTCTCCGAGTTCGGCTTCGCCACGGCGACCAGCGGCGAGACCGGCCTGCTCGCGCCCGACGGTTCGCCCGCCACGCACGGCGAATGGGCCTTCGGCACCTACCCCGTGGCCGGACGCTACCTGCTCAGCGTGGCCTGCCACGACGCCGGGCTGGACACGTCCCGGGACAGTGCCGTGGCCACCATGCTCGACGAGGGTTTCGTGGCCATGGTGTCGGCGGCGCTGCTCGACCCGGCCCTGCCGGCCCGCTGA